Proteins co-encoded in one Macrobrachium rosenbergii isolate ZJJX-2024 chromosome 54, ASM4041242v1, whole genome shotgun sequence genomic window:
- the LOC136834751 gene encoding uncharacterized protein produces MKVTVFLCLLAVTLALPAAEPEADPQLLLPHSLNYFNPFVHSINAGDSHLYSYPYGHHLAYGHRYPLAYGHGYPLTPGYGAAYPLGYPYSYPVVKKATTEE; encoded by the exons ATGAAGGTTACG GTATTCTTGTGCCTGTTGGCTGTGACCCTTGCCTTACCTGCAGCAGAACCTGAGGCAGATCCTCAGCTCCTTCTGCCTCACTCCCTGAATTACTTCAACCCCTTCGTCCACTCCATTAACGCTGGGGATTCGCACCTCTATTCCTACC CATATGGACATCACCTCGCGTATGGCCACAGATACCCACTCGCTTATGGTCATGGGTATCCCCTCACTCCCGGGTATGGAGCAGCCTATCCCTTGGGGTACCCTTACTCATACCCAGTTGTTAAGAAAGCCACTACTGAGGAATAG
- the LOC136834511 gene encoding uncharacterized protein codes for MRAMVFLCLLAVAAALPEAEPEADPQFLLPHSLNYFNPFVHSINAGDSHIHAYPYGHHLAYGHRYPLAYGHGYPITAGYGAAYPLGYPYSYPVVKTATTQE; via the exons ATGCGTGCTATG GTATTCTTGTGCCTGTTGGCTGTGGCCGCTGCCTTGCCTGAAGCAGAACCTGAGGCAGATCCTCAGTTCCTTCTGCCTCACTCCCTGAACTACTTCAACCCCTTCGTCCACTCCATTAACGCTGGGGACTCCCACATCCATGCCTACC CATATGGGCATCATCTCGCATATGGCCATAGATACCCACTCGCTTATGGTCATGGGTATCCCATCACTGCCGGCTATGGAGCAGCCTATCCCCTGGGATACCCTTACTCATACCCAGTTGTTAAGACAGCCACTACTCAGGAATAG